AACAGGGCTCATTGCCCATTGCTCAACACTTTATTGAATACATTGTAGTTGACTTTTACCAGTTAGTTCTATATCACCCCCATCCTTGATACCCTaagggttctgatcacttacaatctctacaacCCTGTACTATCTCATATTAAAATTGAAGGCAAGTCAGAGGAAcacatctgaaccaatcacaggcctgcaatcattttctttgaagacttcagagagagtgacgcccaacttcaaagccacacagtcaaccacaatgtactgTTATCTAACTCATCTTTTAattagcagcagaaattgacaCCCCTTGGTGCATGATAAGATTTTTCAGAAGTTAAAAACTGGATATGTTTAATAATTATGATGTACATCCGATATCTAAAAAGGCTCAGCTTTTGCTATTGAGACAATgatgttttcaagaaaaaagGGGATGATTTTGGATAGagaatcattttcaaaataaaaaagattttgTTTGGTTTGAAAGAAAGTATAATCCAATGGAACGCCCTTTCTGCTTCCATTGTTGACACTTCTTAGCTGTACAGTAATTCTCACATCTCGATCACCACTATTAACTTCCtaccttgtatatatagttttatacatttaaaaaataacaaaagagaaataaagtttttaatttctGCGTCCCCAACGCACTCCAGGTAATTTTCTTTGTCAAGAAGGTGATATcgaaagaagaagaagaaaacaacaaaaattcaTACCTGTGCAAATTGGAGTGCTGCATTACAATTGcaaattttaaatacatatacactgtacttgtTTCTAGGAAATATTAAGGcttaattttacaaattttacaaatctACTGTGCACTGTTAATTGTAATGTACGTGtgcaaaaaaaatgtacattctGTAAGTAAATAAAGAACATGGACATATAggcaaaacaaatatttctattaaatcaaggacgtacaatgtacatgtatacgtaacCCCTAAGAGATATCATTGTGCACTCTCACCGTGCCGTTAATAAAAAAGATTCAATTTAAATCCCTAGTGGGTAGTATCTATATCGTTTACAACAAATTATGATTCAGTATATCCAGGCCTATGGACCTTTCACagacaaaacgaaagtagaaaaTAACCGGAAATGACTGCAAATATTGTACGCTTACAAACTCCATCCAActgtatgtatgtgatatgaAGTTAACTATCTTGAACAGTCAGTTCTGATAATTTCAAAAGGAAATAATTTAATCCACCAATTCTAATCACAGCATTTACGttttaagtaatattttatgaataaCCTGTTTGTCTAAAAATAGCACGCGACCTACTTTTGGTTGTAAATAATGGTGGGAACTGCTGGCGCACAACAGACAACGACAACGGTTCACGACGGTACGTCCCTGACAAGGATCAGCAGAAATACGACAGAGGTTTTAAAGTAAGTTCTGTTACATggttatgtttttgtaattagaCTTTTATGTACACAGTGTCAGAAGAATGACTTCAATATTCGATGTAGTAAATATTTTCGGCTACACCGTCCACCTAACAATAACAACCTCTAGCTGGTAAATAGGTAAATAGGTAAGTGGTCACGAGACTTCtgctgtgtatatatacattaaacttgaacattttttaaatttataatgATCTCCCTGGATTTGAAAAATACAACTGGAAATTAACTCAATTAACACATTATTCAGCTGTCGTATATAAATTAACTTGTCATAAttgtacaggtacatgtataacatataatGCCAACCATAGCATGCAATCCTGAATTAACCTGTCAGTTTATCATATGTACAGTGTAGCTAGCTAGCTTGTGACCTACATAAATCCAgagattgtacatgtatgtgtatatattagcctaaataatgaaaaaaagataTCAGATCTTTGTAACCGTCAACTGACTATTAAATCTGAATATTAACTGCAAGAACTCAGTCAGAACATTGACCATGTCCACCTGTTGATCAAATGACTGGGCTCAACCTGGCTCACCTTACGTTACAATTGGCTGGACGACTGTCTGGCCTCATGTGGCTTGGcttattaattaattacctCACCATTCTGACACTGAGCCCGCCTTAGAACAAATAATCATACCTTGCCATCACTCTGTTCTCGGCTGACAATGACCATTTGTCAAAAATATTCTGTCCATTATCCAGAGCTACATCATCAAAGATAGGCTCTCCTCTGTTTAGAATTACCTTTTGGCAGGGTTAAAATCTGACAGGGCTGACCTCTCGCAAGTCTCAATCACCTCTGGCAGGATTAAACTCAGACTTGTCTAACTTAAGACTGAGCTCACCTGTGACTGGTCTGACCTAAAACTGAGCTCACCTGTGACTGGTCTAAACTCACACTGGGCTCACATGTGACTGGTCTAACCTCAGACTGGGCTCACCTGTGACTGGTCTAACCTAAGACTGGGCTCATCTGTGACTGGTCTAACCTAAGACTGAGCTCACCTGTGACTGGTCTATACTCACGCCGGGCTTACCTCAGACAGGTCTAAACTCACACTGGGCTCACCATTGACTGGTGACTGGTCTTACCTCAGACTGGGCTCATCTCTGACTGGTCTAACCTAAGACTGAGCTCACCTGTGACTGGTCTATACTCACGCCGGGCTTACCTCAGACAGGTCTAAACTCACACTGGGCTCACCATTGACTGGTGACTGGTCTTACCTCAGACTGGGCTCATCTCTGACTGGTCTAACCTCAGACTCGGCTCACCTGTGACTGGTCTAACCTCAGACTGGGCTCACCTGTGACTGGTCTAACCTCAGGCTGGGCTCATCTGTGACTGGTCTAACCTCAGACTGGGCTCATCTGTGACTGGTCTAACCTCAGACTGGGCTCATCTGTGACTGGTCTAACCTCAGACTGGGCTCACCTGTGACTGGTCTAACCTCAGACTGGGCTCACCTGTGACTGGTCTAACCTCAGGCTGGGCTCATCTGTGACTGGTCTAACCTCAGACTGGGCTCATCTGTGACTGGTCTAACCTCAGACTGGGCTCATCTCTGACTGGTCTAACCTCAGGCTGGGCTCATCTGTGACTGGTCTAACCTCAGACTGGGCCCACCTGTGACTAGTCTAACCTCACGGCTGACTGGTCTCATCATCTCTGACTGGTCTAACCTCAGGCTGGGCTCAACCTACTGCTGACTGGTCTAACCTCAGGCTGGGCTCATCTGTGACTGGTCTAACCTCAGACTGGGCTCACCTGTGACTGGTCTAACCTCAGGCTGGGCTTACCTGTGAATGGTCTAACCTTAGGCTGGGCTCAACTCTGACTGGTCTAACCTCAGGCTGGGCTCATCTGTGACTGGTCTAACCTCAAGCTGGGCTCATCTGTGACTGGTCTAACCTCAGGCTGGGCTCATCTGTGACTGGTCTAACCTCAGACTGGGCTCACCTGTGACTGGTCTAACCTCAGGCTGAGCTCATCTCTGACTGGTCTAACCTCAGGCTGGGCTCATCTGTGACTGGTCTAACCTCAGACTGGGCTCATCTGTGACTGGTCTAACCTCAGGCTGGGCTCAACTCTGACTGGTCTAACCTCAGGCTGGGCTCATCTGTGACTGGTCTAACCTCAAGCTGGGCTCATCTGTGACTGGTCTAACCTCAAGCTGGGCTCATCTGTGACTGGTCTAACCTCAAGCTGGGCTCACCTCTGACAGGTTTATCCTCAGGCTGGGCTCACCTCATCTCTGCCGGGCTCATGTCTGACTGCATTATGGGCTCATCTTGGCTGGGCTCACCTCACCTCTGACAGGGCTCTAATTATGGCAAATACGGTAGatgtatttttcatttgaattggattattacatatattatggACAATGCTATAGTGCATTATTGTAGGAAATACatcttatatataaatcagttaTAGATAATTTTAACATGTCTGATGTCTGTATATTTCAGTGAGAGAGCagaatatcagaaatatcagaAATGAATACATTCCTACCCTTAAACAATAACAACAGCAATGTCTGGCCGAACGTAATGGACGTTTCACACCAAAGTACTAAACGACAGAGAATGGACGAATCACTGGAGGAAACAAACCAACAGCTGCATGGAGCACCTCCCTGTACCTGTGGTGAGTAAATAACACATCTTTGTATAAGGGGCCATGTTTCGATAACTTTTGTGATGTCAGTCTTTTATTTCCATGgtaaattatgtttttgtatttgtcaCTATAGGAGTTTATTTATCAGCATGTGATGATAACCAACGGATACTTGGGACGAATTGGCTAAGATatgataaattttcaaaataagaaaaaatcatTACAGTATCAGATATAATCCCTAGGCATACAAAAACTGCAGTATCAAGATAGACTcttgtaattgaaatatttgcaTAAAATAAGTACCATTGTAATCTATTTTCAGGAAGGAAATTTTTGCCCGTGCGGAAAAATGACTCTACTTTTATCACAGAATCCTGGCGGTCTACAGGAACGTCATTGTTTAAGCCACTAACACAGGATGTATTTGTAAACTTAGTAAAGTATGAACAGTTCAGTGTATCTGACGGTACGTTCTTTGTAGCAGACAGTGCTGGGAACTACTCTAACTCCGTGGCAGGTAAGGGAGAAAGTTTAACGAAAATATTCGTGGTGATCTAGCATCTAATCAGTTGGTTGGTTATTTGACCTGAATGATGAGGAAGGTGTCAGGGATATCCTACCTACTTTTTCTATCGCTGTACATTAGCTTTACCTTCAGACCATTTTttctcaagaactagaaggccaCAAAGGTCTTTAACCCCAGTTGATACTTAGAAGGAAGGCTGGGATGCTAAGTGTATCAATGAGTGACTCGATCATTTGAGTGGGTCAAAGGAATCAAACATgattttcaaggtcacagggatcaaatgttttaaaaatcaaataagaaAGCTTAATGGTCTGATATTGGAGAGTTACTGATCATGAGTACAATTAAATCTTCTTCTCGAGAACCAAATGACATCAGGTCTGATATATTGGACGAAGGACTACCAAATTAGGTAACAAAATTGTTAAATTGGTGATCTACTTCCAAGGTCACAATGCATATGCATCTGCTTAAtgaaacattgtttatttacaggTCAAGTCCTACACATGTGGAGGTATGATAAAACAAAGAAAGAGCTATTCATAGCACAGTCGATTCTCTTCACCTGTCCACAGGTATTTATGAATATGTATCTTTTAATAAAAGCACCTGTCCATTAAATCTGTCCCTATATGCAGATGGTAGTTTGGTACTATATATCATGGACAATGGAAATTTAAAATCTACATTAGAAATGATAACCAACATCACATCCTCAatgctccaggggttactgtcactgtcgttatatattTCCCTGGAATATcacatagtaaaactgaaggcagctcaggagaaaaaatctcaaccaatcacaggctagcaaagatttttctttgaagactacagagagagtgacacccaacttcaaagccacacagttaaGCACAGTGTACCATTGTACGGCTCTTTTGTtgtgcatcaaaggactaaattacctgttctattctgttacctccagttttactataagatagtccagggtggatataacgtcagttatagtaacccctggagtatcaaggatgccaACATCATAAACTAaaacaactgtgtacaatgaCCACATACTGTTCCTCATTTTGGTAATCAGGATAGCAACCAGCTACTACATATTGTTTATAGG
This portion of the Argopecten irradians isolate NY chromosome 6, Ai_NY, whole genome shotgun sequence genome encodes:
- the LOC138325393 gene encoding uncharacterized protein, whose amino-acid sequence is MNTFLPLNNNNSNVWPNVMDVSHQSTKRQRMDESLEETNQQLHGAPPCTCGRKFLPVRKNDSTFITESWRSTGTSLFKPLTQDVFVNLVKYEQFSVSDGTFFVADSAGNYSNSVAGQVLHMWRYDKTKKELFIAQSILFTCPQDLVVIQAVLHSI